A window from Chlamydiota bacterium encodes these proteins:
- a CDS encoding DUF3473 domain-containing protein, whose translation MHLFSDTVNALSFDVEEWFQAEAFAGLFPPARWERLESRCETQVGRILDILAARGVRATFFVLGWVAQRHGRLVKRIAAAGHEIACHGFGHAMITRQTREEFARDVRRARELLEDAAGTRVAGYRAPTFSVTERTRWALEVLLDQGFGYDASIYPIRHDRYGIPGSPRFPYVVLEGGGRRLWEYPGFTRRIAGMTLPAAGGGYLRLLPYAWTRGAIRAAHREGRPAAVFAHPWEFDARLPVAPLPRLARLRHYGGISRNAAKLERLLEEFRFAPVGELLASLDASRGGGPRNAGAETGDAAVSRGGLN comes from the coding sequence ATGCATCTGTTTTCCGACACCGTCAACGCGCTCAGCTTCGACGTCGAGGAGTGGTTCCAGGCGGAGGCGTTCGCCGGGCTTTTCCCGCCCGCGCGATGGGAGCGTCTGGAGAGCCGCTGCGAGACGCAGGTCGGGCGCATCCTCGACATCCTCGCCGCCCGCGGCGTCAGGGCCACCTTCTTCGTCCTGGGGTGGGTGGCGCAACGGCACGGGCGGCTCGTGAAACGGATCGCCGCCGCGGGGCACGAGATCGCCTGCCACGGCTTCGGGCACGCGATGATCACGAGGCAGACCCGCGAGGAGTTCGCCCGGGATGTCAGGCGCGCGCGCGAGCTTCTCGAAGATGCCGCGGGGACGCGCGTGGCGGGGTACCGCGCCCCCACCTTCTCCGTCACGGAGCGGACGCGGTGGGCGCTGGAGGTGCTCCTCGACCAGGGGTTCGGCTACGACGCCTCGATCTACCCGATCCGGCACGACCGCTACGGCATCCCGGGGTCGCCGCGTTTCCCGTACGTCGTGCTCGAGGGGGGGGGGCGCCGGCTCTGGGAGTATCCGGGATTCACGCGGCGCATCGCCGGGATGACGCTCCCGGCCGCAGGGGGCGGATACCTGCGGCTCCTGCCCTACGCCTGGACGCGCGGGGCGATCAGGGCGGCGCACCGAGAGGGGAGACCCGCGGCGGTCTTCGCGCATCCGTGGGAGTTCGATGCACGCCTCCCCGTCGCCCCGCTCCCGCGCCTGGCGCGCCTCAGGCACTACGGCGGCATCAGCCGCAACGCCGCGAAGCTGGAGCGGCTCCTCGAGGAGTTCCGCTTCGCCCCCGTGGGCGAGCTGCTCGCCTCCCTCGATGCGTCGAGGGGAGGCGGGCCCCGAAACGCGGGGGCCGAAACCGGGGACGCAGCCGTCTCGCGCGGCGGATTGAATTGA
- a CDS encoding glycosyltransferase family 2 protein: MTVAAWTVLVSASLLAYAYLVYPLLVLLLARLFPRPVRAGDAAPSATVIVPALNEERVIEEKIENTLALDYPPGKVQLLVVSDGSTDRTAELARRYAGRGVEVVEFPERRGKLAALLDALPRARGEILVFSDASGMLRPGALRAMAANFADPEVGGVCGWYRSPGLERSGGAGELLYWDYEFAIKRAQSRWATLLGATGAMYALRRSLFVAPPPDTINDDFVIPALMVARGHRMVLEEDAVVDDLDPRMGDFRSRVRVTAGNWQQLFYCRKLLSLRRPRVCWQFLSHKILRLASPFLLLALCLSALVRAPAAAAAVFLAAAALALIRGTGPGGKLSSAARKFLAGNAAALCGTAVYFTRGGRLSWK, from the coding sequence ATGACCGTTGCCGCCTGGACAGTGCTGGTCTCGGCCTCGCTCCTGGCCTACGCCTACCTCGTCTACCCGCTCCTCGTCCTCCTCCTGGCCCGCCTCTTCCCCCGGCCGGTGCGCGCCGGCGATGCGGCCCCTTCGGCGACCGTCATCGTCCCTGCGCTGAACGAGGAGCGGGTTATCGAGGAGAAGATCGAGAACACCCTCGCCCTCGACTACCCGCCCGGGAAGGTTCAGCTGCTGGTCGTCTCCGACGGGTCGACCGACCGCACGGCGGAGCTCGCGCGCCGGTACGCGGGGCGCGGGGTGGAGGTCGTCGAGTTCCCGGAGCGGCGGGGCAAGCTGGCCGCCCTCCTTGACGCCCTGCCGCGCGCCCGCGGCGAGATCCTCGTCTTCTCGGACGCGAGCGGGATGCTCCGCCCCGGGGCGCTGCGCGCGATGGCCGCCAACTTCGCCGACCCGGAGGTCGGCGGCGTCTGCGGCTGGTACCGCTCCCCGGGCCTCGAGCGTTCGGGCGGGGCGGGGGAGCTCCTCTACTGGGATTACGAGTTCGCCATCAAGCGCGCCCAGAGCCGGTGGGCGACGCTCCTGGGGGCGACGGGGGCGATGTACGCCCTCCGGCGCTCCCTCTTCGTCGCCCCCCCGCCCGACACGATCAACGACGACTTCGTGATCCCGGCGCTGATGGTGGCGCGCGGGCACAGGATGGTGCTCGAGGAGGACGCGGTCGTGGACGATCTCGACCCGCGGATGGGGGATTTCCGCAGCCGCGTCCGCGTGACCGCCGGGAACTGGCAACAGCTCTTCTACTGCCGGAAACTCCTGTCGCTGCGCCGGCCGCGGGTCTGCTGGCAGTTCCTCTCGCACAAAATCCTCCGCCTCGCGTCGCCGTTCCTGCTTCTCGCCCTCTGCCTGTCGGCGCTCGTGCGCGCCCCCGCCGCGGCGGCCGCCGTTTTCCTCGCCGCGGCCGCCCTGGCGCTGATCCGGGGGACGGGGCCGGGCGGGAAGCTCTCCTCCGCGGCGAGGAAGTTCCTCGCCGGCAACGCCGCCGCCCTCTGCGGGACGGCGGTCTACTTCACCCGTGGGGGCAGGCTCTCATGGAAATAG
- a CDS encoding radical SAM protein yields MEIEDRRRAFRVMLVNPAPEEIVQGDWYRMPLLGLGYLAAYLRLHGYPVAIADAKFDRLGLEAVLERIRGFSPSLLGLTAMTHEVRRAAEIAAASRAVLPGLRTVIGGPHATALPLETLAEFPDFDFAAFGEGEETLLALADALRSGRGAAGIDGLSHRSSGGAAAANPPRPWRRDIDALPFPAWDLYGPSREYQIFSSRGCPYRCSFCMRVLGDRVRFRSVEGVVREFEWLVATRKPAEISFSDEVFTLDERRATAICDLLIAKRLHTTPWFANARVDCRSAALYRKMRAAGCVRVGVGIESGNQEILDRVHKGITKEKAREMIRLAREAGLRTAAFFIIGHPGETRETIRQTIAFARELNPTTVAFGVMVPYPGTEIAAMAARGEGGYRLISRDWKEYDKYFGGALEMVGIGRRELERWQARAYLSFYIRNRRLFSLARFLSSRRRSVVHYLRRLLWRRR; encoded by the coding sequence ATGGAAATAGAAGATCGGCGACGCGCATTCAGGGTGATGCTGGTGAACCCGGCGCCCGAGGAGATCGTGCAGGGCGACTGGTACCGGATGCCGCTCCTCGGGCTGGGCTACCTCGCCGCCTACCTGCGCCTCCACGGGTACCCGGTCGCCATCGCGGACGCGAAGTTCGACCGGCTGGGGCTCGAAGCCGTCCTGGAGAGGATACGCGGCTTCTCGCCGTCCCTCCTCGGCCTCACCGCGATGACGCACGAGGTGCGCCGCGCCGCCGAGATCGCCGCGGCCTCCCGCGCCGTCCTCCCGGGGCTCCGGACCGTCATCGGCGGCCCGCATGCGACGGCGCTCCCCCTCGAGACGCTCGCCGAGTTCCCCGACTTCGACTTCGCCGCCTTCGGCGAGGGGGAGGAGACGCTCCTCGCCCTCGCGGACGCGCTCCGATCCGGACGGGGGGCGGCGGGCATCGACGGGCTCTCCCACCGTTCCTCCGGCGGCGCCGCCGCCGCGAATCCGCCGCGCCCGTGGCGGCGCGACATCGACGCGCTCCCGTTTCCCGCCTGGGACCTGTACGGCCCCTCGCGGGAGTACCAGATCTTCTCCTCGCGCGGCTGCCCGTACCGGTGCAGCTTCTGCATGCGGGTCCTCGGCGACCGGGTGCGTTTCCGGAGCGTCGAGGGGGTGGTCAGGGAGTTCGAGTGGCTGGTCGCGACGAGGAAACCCGCCGAGATCTCCTTCTCCGACGAGGTGTTCACGCTCGACGAACGTCGGGCGACGGCGATCTGCGACCTCCTCATCGCCAAGCGGCTCCATACGACCCCCTGGTTCGCCAACGCCCGCGTGGACTGCCGTTCCGCGGCCCTGTACCGGAAGATGCGCGCGGCGGGGTGCGTGCGCGTCGGGGTGGGGATCGAGTCGGGAAACCAGGAGATCCTTGACCGGGTCCACAAGGGGATCACGAAGGAGAAGGCGCGCGAGATGATCCGCCTCGCCCGCGAGGCGGGCCTTCGCACGGCCGCCTTCTTCATCATCGGCCACCCCGGCGAGACCCGGGAGACCATCCGGCAGACGATCGCCTTCGCCCGCGAGCTCAACCCGACCACCGTCGCCTTCGGCGTGATGGTCCCGTATCCCGGCACCGAGATCGCCGCGATGGCGGCCCGCGGGGAGGGGGGGTACCGCCTTATCAGCCGCGACTGGAAGGAGTACGACAAGTATTTCGGCGGGGCGCTCGAGATGGTGGGGATCGGCCGCCGCGAGCTCGAACGGTGGCAGGCGCGCGCCTACCTGTCGTTCTACATCCGCAACCGCCGCCTCTTCTCGCTCGCCCGGTTCCTCTCCTCGCGCCGCCGGAGCGTGGTCCACTACCTGCGGAGGCTCTTGTGGAGACGCCGATGA
- a CDS encoding glycosyltransferase family 4 protein: MRNKRGAAAPHPGPPVRVAYVVVMFPCYSETFVLREMRELLRRGAELTVLSLRDFSEKIVDEEARPLLPRTRYAPYLFSRAVLAANLRLLLARPRRYLGSIAFLAARLWRSPVELAKTAALFPKTVLFARILEAEGVRHVHAHFANYPATAAFVISRLTGIPFTATAHAHDIFQSQLLLGVKVRLARRVFAISEYNRRFILDAVGPDAASKVEVLHCGLDLGRLPSASPETGSRMVLAVGRLMAIKGFETLLGAAALLRDRGAVFSCRIVGDGPDRAELERLIDRLRLRGLVSMEGERTPQEVLAMMARASVFALPSRPAPKRSGVMDGIPVSLMEAMAIGVPVVSCPVSGIPELVEHGHTGLLVPPNDPAALAAAIERLLEDRSLASRLAAAARRKVEREFNVVRNAARLLRAFRGEGGGGGAEEGIGPG; this comes from the coding sequence ATGAGGAACAAACGCGGCGCGGCGGCCCCGCATCCCGGACCCCCCGTCCGCGTCGCCTACGTCGTGGTGATGTTCCCCTGCTACTCGGAGACGTTCGTGCTTCGGGAGATGCGCGAGCTCCTCAGGCGGGGCGCGGAGCTGACCGTCCTCTCCCTGCGCGACTTCTCGGAGAAGATCGTCGACGAGGAGGCGCGTCCGCTGCTCCCCCGCACGCGCTATGCGCCGTACCTGTTCTCGCGGGCGGTGCTGGCGGCGAACCTCCGCCTCCTCCTCGCCCGGCCGCGCCGCTACCTCGGTTCGATCGCCTTCCTCGCCGCCCGCCTCTGGCGAAGCCCGGTGGAGTTGGCCAAGACCGCGGCCCTGTTCCCCAAGACGGTCCTCTTCGCCCGCATCCTCGAGGCGGAGGGGGTGCGGCACGTCCACGCGCATTTCGCCAACTACCCGGCCACCGCGGCGTTCGTCATCTCGCGCCTGACGGGGATCCCGTTCACGGCGACCGCCCACGCCCACGACATCTTCCAGAGCCAGCTTTTGCTCGGCGTCAAGGTCCGTCTCGCCCGCCGCGTCTTCGCCATCTCGGAGTACAACCGCCGGTTCATCCTCGATGCGGTCGGGCCGGACGCGGCGTCGAAGGTCGAGGTCCTGCACTGCGGTCTCGACCTCGGCCGGCTCCCCTCTGCGTCGCCCGAGACGGGGAGCCGGATGGTGCTCGCCGTCGGCCGTTTGATGGCGATCAAGGGGTTCGAGACGCTCCTCGGGGCGGCGGCGCTCCTGCGCGACCGCGGCGCCGTCTTCTCGTGCCGCATCGTCGGCGACGGGCCGGACCGGGCGGAGCTCGAGAGGCTCATCGACCGCCTCCGGCTCCGCGGGCTGGTCTCGATGGAGGGGGAGCGCACGCCGCAGGAGGTGCTCGCGATGATGGCGAGGGCGTCGGTCTTCGCCCTTCCGTCGCGCCCCGCGCCGAAACGCAGCGGCGTGATGGACGGCATCCCGGTCTCCCTGATGGAGGCGATGGCGATCGGCGTCCCCGTCGTCTCCTGTCCCGTGTCGGGGATACCCGAGCTGGTCGAGCACGGGCACACCGGTCTCCTCGTCCCCCCGAACGATCCCGCCGCCCTCGCCGCGGCGATCGAGCGCCTGCTCGAAGACAGGTCCCTCGCGTCGCGCCTCGCCGCGGCGGCGCGGAGGAAGGTCGAGCGGGAGTTCAACGTCGTCCGCAACGCCGCGCGCCTCCTCCGGGCGTTCCGCGGGGAGGGGGGCGGGGGAGGGGCGGAAGAGGGGATCGGCCCCGGGTGA
- a CDS encoding DUF4091 domain-containing protein: MKRGKGTIALVALSLFAAGWLYGALRFRFPRIELLKVEIPERVLLGEEFPLAFSVLPHAPFPPGASLFIHFAGGETKINADVAIPLPMRRWSPGETARLGPFYCVVPAGAPPGRYAVEAGLFYQGRDWLGRRGYVRIPWANRTVRNWNAGSIEAARRPPREWTAADFGPGGYAVGIAGPLDKVFPDREEWRGPPAHRVEISAARNEYESFQVVVAAGEAPLKGVRVAAGELRGPGLIGTDQIEVRCAGWVETRRPYYNVPRTGPWPDPLLPVGGGGVDVEPGRVRSFWVTVFVPPGTPPGEYRGTVTVAPEGVAPAAVDLTLRVWGFELPATPTLKTGFDFYEYLVRRYYPRNEGEGEADWRKRIDALCRDYYLDMLRHRISPIHNVGNPSLVGVEDGGYLLDFAEFDRRVEGYLAAGQTDFGIAIEARVVPDEGIWSDGWYGFTGPDAVRGVFRSFGKHLERRGWMGRAYTYVIDETYRGVESLTRLIHEGHPGIRTMLTCTPEEGYPNVDIWCIRLNNFDGETARRFRDRGKEIWLYVASPTRPFPTIILDSPSIETRIIPWICRRAGATGLVYWCVNYWHLADPMENPMTWPDQNGNGSLYYPHPSGPVGSIRLEVLRDGMEDYEYLRMAAEKKAGRELEERVAAVAASGWDYSRDPERLLRTREALGRFLDAAARLPVGREEAR, encoded by the coding sequence ATGAAGAGAGGGAAGGGGACCATCGCCCTCGTCGCGCTTTCGCTTTTCGCGGCGGGGTGGCTCTACGGGGCCCTCCGCTTCCGGTTCCCCCGCATCGAACTGCTGAAAGTCGAGATCCCCGAACGGGTCCTGCTCGGGGAGGAGTTCCCGCTGGCGTTCTCGGTGCTCCCGCACGCGCCGTTCCCTCCCGGCGCCTCCCTCTTCATCCACTTCGCGGGCGGCGAAACGAAGATCAACGCCGACGTGGCGATACCGCTCCCGATGCGCCGCTGGTCGCCGGGCGAAACCGCGCGCCTGGGGCCGTTTTACTGCGTTGTCCCGGCCGGAGCGCCGCCGGGCCGCTACGCCGTCGAGGCGGGCCTCTTCTACCAGGGGCGCGACTGGCTCGGGAGGCGGGGCTACGTCAGGATCCCCTGGGCGAACCGGACCGTGCGGAACTGGAACGCCGGGTCGATCGAGGCCGCGCGCCGGCCGCCGCGGGAATGGACCGCCGCCGATTTCGGGCCCGGTGGGTACGCCGTGGGGATCGCCGGCCCGCTCGACAAGGTGTTTCCGGACAGGGAAGAGTGGCGCGGTCCCCCCGCACATCGCGTGGAGATCTCCGCGGCACGGAACGAGTACGAGTCGTTCCAGGTCGTCGTCGCCGCCGGGGAGGCGCCGCTGAAAGGGGTGCGGGTCGCCGCGGGGGAACTCCGCGGGCCCGGCCTGATCGGGACGGACCAGATCGAGGTCCGTTGTGCCGGATGGGTGGAGACGCGCCGCCCGTACTACAATGTGCCGCGGACGGGGCCGTGGCCCGACCCCCTCCTCCCGGTCGGCGGCGGAGGCGTCGACGTCGAACCCGGCCGCGTCCGGTCGTTCTGGGTCACCGTATTCGTCCCCCCCGGCACCCCGCCGGGGGAGTACCGGGGAACGGTCACCGTCGCGCCGGAGGGGGTCGCGCCGGCCGCCGTCGACCTCACCCTGCGGGTATGGGGATTCGAGCTGCCCGCGACCCCCACGCTCAAGACCGGCTTCGACTTCTACGAGTACCTCGTGCGTCGGTACTACCCGCGAAACGAGGGGGAGGGGGAGGCGGACTGGCGGAAGCGGATCGACGCCCTCTGCCGCGACTACTACCTCGACATGCTCAGGCACCGCATCTCGCCGATACACAACGTCGGCAACCCGTCGCTTGTGGGCGTCGAGGACGGGGGGTATCTCCTCGACTTCGCGGAGTTCGACCGGCGGGTGGAGGGGTACCTCGCGGCGGGACAGACCGACTTCGGCATCGCGATCGAGGCCCGCGTCGTCCCCGACGAGGGGATCTGGAGCGACGGCTGGTACGGTTTCACCGGGCCCGACGCGGTACGCGGCGTCTTCAGGAGCTTCGGGAAACACCTCGAGCGGCGCGGCTGGATGGGGCGCGCGTACACCTACGTCATCGACGAGACGTACCGCGGGGTCGAAAGTCTGACGCGCCTCATCCACGAGGGGCACCCGGGCATCCGCACCATGCTCACCTGCACGCCCGAGGAGGGGTACCCGAACGTCGACATCTGGTGCATCCGGCTGAACAATTTCGACGGCGAAACGGCGCGGCGCTTCCGCGACCGGGGCAAGGAGATCTGGCTCTACGTGGCGAGCCCCACGCGCCCGTTCCCCACCATCATCCTCGACAGCCCCTCGATCGAGACCCGGATCATCCCGTGGATCTGCCGGCGGGCGGGCGCGACCGGCCTGGTCTACTGGTGCGTGAACTACTGGCACCTCGCGGATCCGATGGAGAACCCGATGACCTGGCCCGACCAGAACGGCAACGGGTCGCTCTACTACCCGCACCCGTCCGGGCCCGTCGGATCGATCCGGCTGGAGGTCCTCAGGGACGGGATGGAGGATTACGAGTATCTTCGGATGGCCGCGGAGAAGAAGGCGGGACGGGAGCTGGAGGAGCGGGTCGCGGCGGTGGCGGCGTCCGGCTGGGACTACTCGCGGGACCCCGAGAGGCTGCTGCGCACGCGCGAGGCGCTGGGGCGTTTTTTGGACGCGGCCGCGCGCCTCCCCGTGGGGCGGGAGGAGGCGCGATGA
- a CDS encoding tetratricopeptide repeat protein, which yields MTPLRILLAAAAALAVSTDSADARTPHGPLGVSLDPLAAGTSERVIAAPGDPLSADAHFRLGVRYRAQAELVKAAEQFRLAAELAPSDPAVHLNLGIVLGEMGRTGEALASFDRVLEIDPGSLPALFNRGVLLMRQGAYAEAISTFEKALLLGGDSVPVHYNLAVCYEYADGERYGRGFDAGRSALHYRKVLAEQPDNAIARFNLGMVCLHGGDPAGAEQELSKAAELDPGMADAAFQLGLLMLKKKSYRSASRHLGEARRLDPALPAAAPLADAHGGLGQFYLDNADFGNAKTHFEEALALDPGRVQALVGLGRAARGLGDYAGAVRSYTTALASDEALPLRGELADTYAAWADDLARRGEHADAAAKYEYALRLRPDDAGCLKRLAALYRGPLEDAGKAIYLYRKALSSGDLSVTAAEELRKELAGAVREGRDIVDEYRLLVDRNPENATLRYNLGVFHHERNEFDAAAEEYKRVIRLDPAHGYAHYNLGLIYQRKGLRSAALREFKLALHFKPGYHRAHYALGRFYEDLGAHAQAREEYARAIESAPGYAEAHLALGLLLRDRLRDEKAAREHLDRYRELKTVTESGGERENAASPAKAASPPPAEPS from the coding sequence ATGACCCCGCTTCGCATCCTCCTCGCCGCCGCCGCGGCGCTGGCCGTCTCCACCGATTCCGCGGACGCCCGGACCCCGCACGGTCCCCTCGGCGTCTCCCTCGACCCGCTCGCCGCGGGGACCTCGGAGCGCGTGATCGCGGCTCCCGGGGACCCGCTCTCCGCCGATGCGCATTTCCGCCTCGGCGTCCGGTACCGCGCGCAGGCCGAGCTCGTGAAGGCGGCGGAGCAGTTCCGCCTCGCGGCCGAGCTCGCGCCGTCGGACCCCGCCGTGCACCTCAACCTCGGGATCGTTCTCGGAGAGATGGGGAGGACCGGCGAGGCGCTGGCTTCGTTCGATCGGGTGCTGGAGATCGATCCCGGGAGCCTGCCGGCCCTCTTCAACCGCGGCGTGCTCCTGATGCGGCAGGGCGCCTACGCGGAGGCGATATCCACGTTCGAGAAGGCCCTCCTCCTGGGGGGCGACAGCGTCCCGGTGCACTACAACCTCGCCGTCTGCTACGAGTACGCCGACGGCGAACGGTACGGCCGCGGGTTCGATGCGGGCAGGAGCGCCCTCCACTACCGAAAGGTGCTCGCGGAGCAGCCCGACAACGCCATCGCGCGTTTCAATCTCGGCATGGTCTGCCTCCACGGCGGCGACCCCGCGGGGGCGGAGCAGGAACTCTCCAAGGCCGCGGAACTCGACCCCGGAATGGCGGACGCGGCCTTCCAGCTCGGCCTCCTGATGCTCAAGAAGAAGAGCTACCGCAGCGCCTCGAGGCATCTGGGCGAGGCGCGGCGTCTCGATCCGGCACTTCCGGCCGCGGCCCCGCTCGCCGACGCGCACGGGGGGCTGGGGCAGTTCTATCTCGACAACGCCGATTTCGGGAACGCGAAGACGCATTTCGAGGAGGCGCTCGCGCTCGACCCCGGCCGGGTGCAGGCGCTGGTCGGCCTCGGGCGCGCCGCGCGCGGCCTCGGGGACTACGCGGGTGCGGTCCGCAGCTACACGACAGCGCTCGCCTCGGACGAGGCGCTTCCGCTCAGGGGGGAGCTGGCGGACACCTATGCCGCCTGGGCCGACGACCTCGCGCGCCGGGGCGAGCACGCCGACGCCGCGGCGAAGTACGAGTACGCCCTCCGCCTGCGGCCGGACGATGCGGGCTGCCTCAAGAGGCTGGCCGCGCTCTACCGCGGCCCTCTGGAGGACGCGGGCAAGGCGATCTACCTCTATCGCAAGGCGCTCTCCTCAGGCGATCTGTCCGTCACCGCCGCGGAGGAACTCAGAAAGGAGCTCGCGGGGGCGGTGCGGGAGGGGAGGGACATCGTCGACGAGTACCGCCTGCTTGTGGATCGGAACCCGGAGAACGCCACCCTCCGCTACAACCTCGGCGTCTTCCACCACGAGCGGAACGAGTTCGACGCCGCCGCGGAGGAGTACAAGCGCGTGATCCGTCTCGACCCCGCCCACGGCTACGCGCACTACAACCTCGGGCTCATCTATCAGCGGAAGGGGCTGCGGAGCGCCGCGCTGCGCGAGTTCAAGCTCGCCCTGCACTTCAAGCCCGGCTACCACCGCGCGCACTACGCGCTCGGGAGGTTCTACGAGGATCTGGGGGCCCACGCCCAGGCGCGGGAGGAGTACGCGCGGGCGATCGAGAGCGCGCCGGGGTATGCGGAGGCGCACCTCGCCCTGGGGCTGCTGCTGCGCGACAGGTTGCGCGACGAAAAGGCTGCGCGGGAGCATCTCGACCGGTACCGCGAACTCAAGACCGTCACGGAGTCGGGGGGGGAGCGCGAAAACGCCGCCTCCCCCGCGAAAGCCGCATCGCCTCCGCCCGCGGAGCCGTCCTGA